The nucleotide sequence CCCGCCGAACATCACATGGCTCATCCGGCGTGACTGCTCCACCAGCGCCCGGTCGAGCTCGGGCACGCGGTAGCCGTGGATGGCACACCACCACGAGGCCATGCCGTCGATCAGCCGCCGGCCGTCGGCCAGCACCAGCTCCACCCCTTCGGCCGCCACCACCGGCCAGACCGGATCGATCGCCGGCATCGGCGCATAAGGGTGCCACAGATGGTCGCGGTCGAAGCCGATCCAGTCGTCGACCGGTGTACTCCGGGCCACCGCACGAGGCCGCACGGTTGCCGCACCTTCCTCCCGTACGGTGCCGCTCAACCCCCGGCGATCTCCCGCAACATCGTCGCCACCGCCTCCGCAGCCTGGGCCACCGCCTCCCGGTCGCAGCCGCTGACCACGATCTCGCCGTGGGGATCGTCGGCGCAACGCCGCGGATAGGAGCCGATCTCCACCTCGGGAAAGCGCTCCTGGATGGCCTGCAGCCGGCGGTAGAAGCGGCTCTCGAAGCCGCGGAAGGGGAGTGTGCGGCGGTGGATCGTCCTCCCGCCGAAGCGGGGCAGGATCGCCTCCAGCTGCGAACGGAAGATCTCCGGCACCCCGGCCAGCACGAAGATGCCGTCGATCGCCGCCCCCGGAGCGATCGACTTCGGACAGACGATCGGCTCGGCTCCCTGCGGCAGCCGGGCCATACGTCGCCGCCCCTCGTTGAGCTGGTCGGCGCCGTAGTGGGCGCGCATCAACTCCAGTGTCGCCGCATCGGTCAGGAGCGGCACACCCAGGGCGGCGGCGACCGCCTCCATGGTGATGTCGTCGTGGGTCGGGCCGATGCCGCCGCAGGTGATCACCGCCGGCGCGCGGGCGCGCAACCGGCCGAGCGTGGCCACGATCACCTCCCGGTCGTCGGGTACCACCGCCACCTCGATCAGGCGGCAGCCGCGATCAAAGAGCCGCTGCGCGGCGACAAAGCTGTTGGCCTCCCGGGTGCGGCCGGAGAGCAGCTCGTTGCCGATGGCCACGAAGCCGGCCCGATCGAAACGCGCGGTCACCGCACTACACCGCTCCGGTGGCGCACCCATCCGCGGCCGCCATTCCGCCCTCTCGCGTTGCCGATGTCAGATCCACCGCCACAGATCGCACGAGAAGCCGATCGCCGGCAGGTCCCGACCGTGGGCGGCCATCATGGCGTCGTAGCGGCCGCCGTGGAGCAACACCCGGCTGTGCCCCTCGGCGTAGCCGCAGAAGATGGTGCCGCTGTGGTAGAGAAAGCGGGGGGTGAGCAGACCGTCGACCTCCACCCGGCAGCATCCCCCCAGCACCTCCTCGAGCCGGCGGCGGAGCGTATCGAGCAGATCCACCGCACGCCCGAAGGCGTCGTTGATCCCGGCGTGGTCCCGCAACAGCTCCAGATCGCCGCCGTCGCGGACCATGGCCGTCAACAACGCTGCGGCATCCGCCGCCACGCCGGCG is from Zetaproteobacteria bacterium and encodes:
- a CDS encoding competence/damage-inducible protein A, which codes for MGAPPERCSAVTARFDRAGFVAIGNELLSGRTREANSFVAAQRLFDRGCRLIEVAVVPDDREVIVATLGRLRARAPAVITCGGIGPTHDDITMEAVAAALGVPLLTDAATLELMRAHYGADQLNEGRRRMARLPQGAEPIVCPKSIAPGAAIDGIFVLAGVPEIFRSQLEAILPRFGGRTIHRRTLPFRGFESRFYRRLQAIQERFPEVEIGSYPRRCADDPHGEIVVSGCDREAVAQAAEAVATMLREIAGG